In Sphingomonas sp. JUb134, the sequence ACGGCCGCCGCTACATGTTCTACGATACCTCGCAGGTCGTCGATCTCAACACGATCCCCGCATTCCTGATCGACGGCGTCGACGTCGTGACCGGCGGCGCCTCCGCCGTCTATGGTTCGGACGCGATCGCGGGCGTGGTGAACTTCCGCCTGCGCAACGACATCAACGGCGTCGAGGCAGGCAGCCAATACAGCATTACCGAGGAAGGCGACGGCCAGCGCTGGGATACCTATCTCGCGATGGGCACCGACTTTGACGAAGGTCGCGGCCACATCACCGCTTATGGCGAATATTATCAGCGCAAGGCGATCTTCCAGGGCGCCCGCGACTTCTCGGCCGTGGCGTTGGGCGACAGCGGCACCAGCCTGGTCCCGCTAGGCAGTTCCTCGGTACCGAACGGCCGATTTTACGTGAATCCATCGACGGTGTGCGTCGGCAGCGAGGACCCCAACTGCGTCGGCGGCACCAGCTTCACGCGCGGTGCCGGCTCGCTCTCGGCGAACAGCACGCTTGGCCAATATTACACTGGCCCCAATACGTCGCGCCCGTTCACGACCAACGACTATTACAACTATGCGCCGGACAACTACCTCCAGGTTCCGCAGGAGCGCTGGATGCTGGGGGCGTACGCCAACTACGAGGTGAACGACTGGTTCAATCCGTACATGGAGCTGTCGTTCGTCAACAACCGCGTCGCAAACGAATTGGCGGCGAGCCCGATCAGCGGCACCTTCAACATTGCCGTCGACAACCCGTTCCTGTCGGCGGCCGACGCAGCATCGCTCGCGGCGATCGACGCACAGGAGGCAGCAATCGACGCGGCGCTGATCGCGGCGGGCGGGGCAGGCCGCTACAACAATCCCGGTGTGGTTGGCGTGGGCCTTGCGTCGCGTACCAATGCGGTGTCCTCGCGTCAGGCGCTCGACGAGCGCAACGCGTTTCGGGTGCTGATCGGCAGCACCGGCGCGATCACCAGCGGCATCAAATATGACGCCTATTACAGCTATGCCCGTACCCGAAACTCGAACATCCAGTACGGCAACATCTCGCGTTCGGCATTCGCGGCCGAGCTGCTGGCAAACCGCCTGAACATCTTCGGCCCGAACCTGCTATCGGCCGAGGAAGTGGCGGCGATCTCGATCACCACGCAGAACACCGACATCTCCGAGCTTCAGGTCGCGCAGGCCTCGATCTCGGGCTCGCTGTTCGACTTCGGCCTGGGCGGCGGTTCGGTCGGCTTCGCGCTGGGCGGCGAGTATCGCTCGGTCGAAAGCCAGTTCATCCCGGACCAGGCGCTGTCGTCAGGGGACGTCGTCGGCTTCAACGGCGGCGATCCGACCGCGGGCGGCTACAACGTCAAGGAAGTGTTCGGCGAGCTCAGCGTGCCGCTGCTCGGCGGCCTGCCGTTTGCCGAGAAGCTCGAGCTGAACGGTGCGTTCCGCTATTCGGACTACTCGCTTGGCGGCGTCGGCGGCGTGTGGACCTACACCGGCGGTGCGCAATGGGCTCCGGTCCGCGACATCACCTTCCGTGCGCAATATTCGCGTGCGGTGCGCGCGCCGAACGTGTCCGAGCTGTTCGGTGGCCAATCCAATGGCTTCCCGGGCGCCACCGATCCGTGTGCGACCGCAGGAGCACAGAACGACGCGGCACTTGTCGCGATCTGCACCGCCACCGGCGTGCCGGCCAGCGCAATCGGTTCGGGTGCGTCGCTGCAGCCGAACCCGCAGATCGAAGGCCTGTTCGGCGGCAATCCGGACCTTCAGGAAGAAGTCACCGACACCTACACCGCTGGTGTGGTGCTCGCGCCGAGCTTCCTGCCCGGTCTTCACGTCACTGCCGATTATTTCAACATTAAGGTGGACAACGTCATCACCTCGCTGGGCGGTGGCGTCGGCGGCATTCTGAACCTTTGCTATAACGTCTTCCAGGACGTCAACAGCATCTACTGCCAGGCGATCTCGCGCAACGACGACGGCACCATCCAGAATCCGACCTTCGTCACGGCCGTCAACGCCAACGCGGCGAGCCTGAAGACCTCGGGTGTCGACCTTTCGGTCGACTACACTCAGACGCTCGGCTTCGGGATGTTCGGGGCGGAGAGCAAGCTCAACGCCTTCTTCCAGGGCACCTGGACGGAGAAGTATGAGTTCGCGCCTGTCGCCGGCCAGCAGGCATACACCTGCGCGGGCTATTTCGGCGTCAACTACTGCAGCGACCCCCAGGGGAACCCGCAGTCGAAGTACAAGTGGACGTCGCGCCTGTCGCTGATCGACGGCCCGGTGACGGCCAGCCTTCGCTGGCGCCATCTGTCGAGCGTCAAGGCAGATTCGCTCGTCAACGGCGATCCCGTGAGCGCGTCCGAGCTGGCGGTGCCGAAGCTCAAGGCCAAGGACTATCTCGACCTGGCCTTCTCGATTGACCTGACCGACACCTACAACTTCAGCTTTGGTGTCAACAACATCGGCAATGTGAAGCCGCAGCTGATCGGCAGCGATCAGCAGCAGGCGAACACCTATCCCGGCGTCTATGACGTGCTGGGTCGCGACTTCTACGCGGCGGTTCGCTTCCGCTTCTGACGCGGTCGCGCAATGGAGCAGAAAAGGTGTGGCCCGGGGGAAACCCCGGGCCATTTCCTTGTCCGGCCTAGAAGAACACGTCGAAGGCTACGGTCAGCCGCTCTCCGCTGGAAAACGGCCGGGTGCCGTGGAACAGATAGCTCGGGAATAGCACCAGTTGCCCCGGCTGCGGCTCGAACTCGGCGAGCGGCCCCAGCAGAAGGTTCGCCCCGTCCGGCGGGCGCCCGATCTCCAGCCACCCCTCGCGTGCGGCGCGATCGAGATCCCCCGGGACGCTCACATACAAGGCGGAGCTCAGCACGCCGCGCGGATGGATGTGGCTGACGTGAAAGCCCGCACCGCGCAATCGTACCGACCAGGATCCCGCCAAACGGGGAGGAGCCTCCCGCTGGCGGAGCAGCGGATGGCGCGGATCTGCCGGGGGAAGGGCGGCCATGTGGCTCGTGATCGCCTCCAGCAACAGCGCCTTCAGCCGGCGTAGCTGCGGCTCGGTCCGGGCAAGCAGGCGCCCGCGTGTCTGGGTCCCGCCGCGCAGCGACTGCCCCACCGGGTGCGCCCGGCTTCGATGCAGGTCCCGCAACAGGTCCGCTATTTGTGCCAGCTCGACCGCCTCGATGGCGAGTTGCCTGGGTGCATAGAGGCCGGGCTGCCCGCTCAGCCACTGGTGCCGCGGATCGTCGAGCAGCCGCCATGCGAGGTCGAGGAAGGCCCAGCCTGCCACGCTTCCGGCATCCGCCGCGACATGTCGCTCCAGCAGCCGGGCGGCGAACTGCGCGTCTCCCTGCGCCAATGCGCATCGCGCGCGCGGCATCAGCGTCTCTTCGGCGTCCGGCAGAGCATCAAGCACACGGTGCGCCCGATCCAGATCGCGCGCCTCGATCGCCAGATCGGCTTCCTCCAGCAGCCATTCCGCACGCTGCCCAAGCGTGCTTCGCGCCGCCTCCAGAGCTGCCAGCCCTTCCGCGTGCCGGCCCGCGCGATGCAGCAGGCGCCAGCGGGACTGGTGCAGCGCGACGCTCTGCGGAACCCGCGCGAGCGCCGCCTCGTGGCTCTCGGTCAGGCGATCGGCGAGCCCGGCTTCGGAACGCATGCGGGCAAGCTCCTCATGCGCTTCCACCCACTCCGGCACCCGGATCACTGCATCCTCCAGCAACGCCATCCCGCCCGGATCGCCGTCCGCCTCTAGGGCATTGGCCAGTCCCAGCAGCACGTCCGGCCCGGCCGCACCCGCCGCCGCGCAGTGACGAAACCGCGCCGCCGCATCCGCCTCCCCGCGTTCCAGGGCGACACGCGCGCGCCCTCGCAGGGCGGTCGGCCGCGCCGGCTCGAGCGACAGCGCCTGGTCGAATGCCGCCGCGGCTTCGTCGAGCCGGTCTTGGTCGCGAAGGACAGCGCCGCGAATACTGTGCGCGTTCGCCGCCCGCGGATCCAGGGCCAGCGCCGCATCCACATCGGCCAGCGCTTCGACCAGCTGCTTGCGTTGCTGCCGAAGCACCGCGCGGTTCACCAGCGCGTCGATGCGCGCCTTTCCCGAGCCCGCTGCCGCGACCGAATAATGCCGAAGCGCCGCCTCTACATCGCCCGTGTGCGCACAGAAGTTCGCGTAATTGTTGTTGATCTGCCCGTCCTGCGGCGCGCGCGCCAGCGCTTTCCGAAAGAGTTCGCCGGCGTCCGCAAGGCGCTCTTGCCGCCGCGCGACCAGGGCCATCAGATGAAAGGCTGCCGCCGGTGCGCTCTCCTGCGCGATCACCGGTTCCAGTTCCGCGCGCGCGCCGTTCAGATCGCCCGTCCGAAATGCCGATTCAGCGCGCGCAAGTCGCTGGAGAAATCTGCTGTCCATGGCGCATGGTTTAAGCTTTGCTCCCGCCTGTCCAGCAGGACTTCGCATGCGGACGGGCACAAGCGCTTGAATGTTCGGCTCCGACCACGGAAGGTGGCGGCATGCCCAATGAGCCCCTGCCGCTGTTCGACCTCAATCCCGCGCAAGATGTCGCGGCGCTTGCACGGGAGTTTGCCGGAACCGGCCGCCTGCAGGTGCGCGACCTGCTCACCCCTCGCTCGGCCGATGTGCTCGCCGACGTGATCCAGCGGCAGACGCCGTACGGTCTGGCCTATCGGGAGCCGGGATCGTCGCCGAAGTCGGTCCGCGCGGATGCGGTGCGTGCCATGCCACGGACCGAGCACGGGCGCCTCTGGCAATCGATCGGCACCGGGGTGGGGCAGGGGGACTATGGCTTCATCTACGGCCAGTATCCGATGCTGGACGCCTATCTGGGCAAGTGGGCGCCGGGACATCCGCTGGAACTGGTCCTCGAATATATCAACACGCCCGAATTCCTCGGCTTCGTGCGGGCGATCACCGGCATGCCGTCGCTCATCAAGGCGGATGCGCAGGCGACGCTCTTCGCGCCCAACAACTTCCTCGCGATGCACGACGACCGCGGCACCGGCGAGGAGGGGCGGCAGGTCGCCTATGTCCTCAGCCTCGCCCGGGAATGGCGCCCCGACTGGGGCGGCTATCTGCTGTTCTACGACGATGACGACGACGTGATCGCGGGCATGAAACCCCGCTTCAACTGCCTGAACCTCTTCCGCGTACCGCAGCGGCACAACGTCAGCTACGTGCCTCCCTTCGCCCCGGTCGGCCGCTATGCGATCACCGGCTGGTTCCGGGATCGGTGAGCGTGCTCGACGGGCTCCAGCTCAACCCCGCGATCGACTGGCCCGCGCTCGCGGCAGAGTTTGCCGCGCGGGGGCGCATCCGCATCCACGGCTTCCTCGCCGATCCGGTGCCAGCGCTGCTCCATGCAGAGTTGCGCCGGCGCGAGGACTGGCGCCAGCTGGTCAACAGCGGCGACAAGCTGTTCGAGCTCGATCGCGCCACCCGCGCCGCCATGTCTGCCGAGCAGACGCAGGCACTGGAGGCGGCGGTACAGGCCGGCGCCCGGTCCGGCTTCCAGTACCGCTACGAGACGCTTCGCCTGACCGATGGCGATGGCGGCGGCAGCCCGGGCGATCCGGATCTTTCCGCCTTCACCCGCTGGATGTCGGGCGGGGCCGCGCGGGACCGTCTTCGCCAGCTCACCGGCGTGGAGGCAATCGACTTCGCGGACGGGCAGGCGACCGCCTATGCGCCTGGAGATTTCCTGACCGGACATACCGACGAGGTCCCCGGCAAGCACCGTCATGCAGCCTATGTCTTCGGCCTGACGCCCCAATGGCGGACGGAGTGGGGCGGGCTGCTGCTCTTTCACGAGGAACGCGGCGCGGTCAGCGGCATGTCTCCGGGGTTCAACACGCTGGATGTCTTCGCCGTCCCCCAGCTTCACAGCGTCTCCCGCGTCGCGCCGGAGGCTGCGTACCGCCGCTATGCGATCACCGGCTGGCTGCGTTCCCGTCCGCCGCGCGCCTGACGTTCGTCCACTCCAGAAATCCGGGGAAGCTCCTCCATGCGCCTTCTTGCCTCTGCCGTGCTGCTGTCGCTCGTTCCGCTCGCCCCGACCCCGGCGCTCGCCCAGGCGAGCGTGCGCGCCGGCGCTGCCGACGCACGACTGCGGGCGCTCTATGAAAAGGAGTGGGCATGGCGGCAGAACGAGTTCGCCCGCGTCGCCGAGGACGACAGCTGGAGCGCGAGCGGCGATCATCTGCCGCATGTCGATGCCGCCACCCAGCAACGCCGGCTCACCTACTGGCAGGGGATCGCCCGAGAACTCGATGCGATTCCCGCCGCGGAGCTCTCGCCGGAGGAGCGGATCAACGCTGCCGTCTTCCGCACGACGCTGGAGGCGAACATCGCCAACCAGAAGTTCCGCAGCTGGGAAATGCCGCTCAACGCGGACAGCAATTTCTGGTCCGGCCTAGCAGCGCGCCAGCCCTATGCCCGTGCTGAGCAGTACCGGCGCTATCTCGGGCGCATGCGGGACATTCCACGCTACTTCGACGAGCAGGTCGCCAACATGCGGGCCGGCCTGAAGCGCGGCTTCAGCGTGCCGCGAGTGACGCTCGCCGGCCGCGATTTCTCGATCGCCGCCTATGCGGTGGCAGAGGTGGAGAAGAACCCCTTTTATGCGCCGTTCGCGACGATGCCGTCGAGCATCCCGGCGGCCGAGCAGGCAAAGCTGCGCGAAGAAGCGCGCGCGCTGATCGCCGGCCAGGTGGCGCCCGCCTATGCTCAACTGCTGCGCTTCTTCCGAAGCGAGTATCTGCCCAAAACCCGCACCACGCTGGCGGCAGAGGCGATGCCGGACGGCAAGGCCTTCTACCAGGCGCAGATCCGTGAATATACGACATTGGGCCTCACTGCCGAGCAAATCCACGCGTTGGGCCTGAAGGAAGTCGCGCGGATCAGCGCGGAGATGGAGAAGACCAAGGCGGCGGCCGGCTTCCAGGGCAGCATGGCCGAATTCCTGAAGTTCCTGCGCACCGATCCCCAGTTCTACGCACGCACGCCGGACGAGCTGCTGGGCGTTTCCGCCTATGCCGCGAAGCGGGTCGACGGCCAGCTGAAGAACACCATCGGCCGCTTGCCGCGCTACCGCTTCACCATCGTGCCGGTGCCGGACGCGATCGCGCCCTTCTACACCGCTGGCCGCGGCGGGCTGGAGGCGTGTTCGATGAACACCTACGACCTGCCGTCGCGCCCGCTCTACCAGATCCCGGCGCTGACGCTGCACGAATGCAACCCCGGGCACAGCCTGCAGGCGGCGATCTCGCTGGAGGGGCCGGACCGCCCCGCCTTTCGCCGCCAGACCTATTTCTCCGGCTATGGTGAAGGCTGGGGGCTCTACACCGAATGGCTCGGCACCGTCATGGGCATCTACCGCACGCCTTATGAGGATTTCGGCCGGCTTTCCTACGAGATGTGGCGCGCGTGCCGCCTGGTGATCGATACCGGCGTCCACCACCAGGGCTGGAGCCGTGAGCAGGCGATCGGCTACCTCGCGCAGCATACTGCCCTGTCGCAGCACGAGATCGAGACCGAGGTCGATCGCTACATCAGCTGGCCGGGCCAGGCGCTCGCCTACAAGCTTGGCGAGATGACGCTGCGCCGCAAGCGCGCCGACGCCGAGCGGCAGCTCGGCACCGCGTTCGACCAGCGCTGGTTCCACGACGTGGTGCTGGGGCTCGGCTCGGTGCCGCTGCCGGTGCTGGAGCAGGAGATCGACCGCTGGATCCAGAGTGGCGGCAAGAACCCGAACGCGCCCGCCGCCTAGCCCGCCAGGGCCTCCCGCTCGGTAGCGAGGTGAGCGAGGAACTGGTCGGTGCACGCCGACCATCCGTAGCGCCTGCCTTCGGATGCGCAGGCGTCGCGGTCTGCGGTGAGCGCGATGCGGATCGCGCGTGCCAGGTCCGGGTCCACTGCGCCGATCCGCCGGCCGCCCAGACCGCTGCCGTCCGGCCCCAGGATGTCGATCGGCCCTTCGACCGGGAAGGCGGCAACCGGCGTGCCGCAGGCCAGCGCCTCGATCATCACGAGGCCGAAGGTGTCGGTGCGGCTGGGGAAGACCAGCACGTCGGCCGCACGATAGGCCTCCGCAAGCGCCGCCCCGTGCAGCGTGCCGAGGAAGCGCGCTTCCGGATACCGCGTCGCCAGCATCGGCCGCGCCGGTCCGTCGCCGACCACCAGCTTGGTTCCCGGAAGGTCGAGCGCCAGGAAAGCCTCCAGGTTCTTCTCCACCGCGACGCGCCCGACATGCAGCATCACGGGTCCGGTCGTGCGGCGCAGCGCCGATCGGGGAGCGCCAGGGCGGAAGATCGCCGGGTCCACGCCGCGGGACCACGGCTTGGTATGGCGAATCCCCTGCGCCGCGAGCCGCGCGGACACGGACGGGGTGGCGGTCAGCACGGCGCTGGAGGGCTGGTGGAACCGCCGGAATGCGGGCCAGAAGCACCGCGCCGGCAGATGTGTCCGCAGCGCCAGATAGTCGGGGAAGTTGGTGTGGAACGAGGTGGTGAAGCGCTGGCCGCGATCGAGGCACCAGCGCCGCGCCGCCCAGCCGAGCGGCCCCTCGGTCGCGATGTGCACCGCCTGCGGGCGGAACTGCTCCAGCCGGTGCGCCACTGCCCAGGACTGGCCGAATGCCAGGCGGATCTCGCGATAGCCGGGGCACGCCCAGGTGACGAACCCGTCCGGGGTCACGGTCTCCACGGTATGACCGCGTCGGCGCAATTCGTCGATTGTGGCGGTAAGGGTGCGGACGACGCCGTTCACCTGCGGGGCCCACGCGTCGGTGACGATCGCGATCCTCATGCCGGGACCGCCAGGCCGGCGCGCGCCGCGGCAGCGACTGCCGCCTCGGCATGCCAGTCGATCAACTCCATGCGGCCGTCGGCGTGCTCCACCAGCGCGGTGCAGCTCTCCACCCAGTCGCCGTCGTTGTAATAGGTCACGTCGCCAATCCGACGGATCTCCGCGATGTGAATATGCCCGCAAACCACCCCGTCGACGCCGCGTTCGGCGGCGGCATGGGCGACCGTCTCCTCGAAGCGGGAGATGAAGCTCACAGCGTTCTTCACCCGGTTCTTGGCGTAGGCGGAGAGCGACCAATAGGGCAGGCCCATCCGCCTGCGGCCCGCGTTCCACAGCCGGTTCGCCTTCAGCAGCAGCGTGTAGGCATGGTCCCCCAGGAAGGCGAGCCAGCGCGCGTAGAGCACCACGCCATCGAACTGGTCACCGTGCAGCACCAGCAGGCGGCGGCCATCGGCGGTGGTGTGGATGTCCTCGTCCAGCAGTTCGACACCGCCGAACTCCAGCCCGACATAGTCGCGGAAAGCCTCGTCGTGGTTGCCCGGCAGGTAGACGACGCGCGTGCCGCGCCGGGCGAACTTCAGGATGGTGCGGACCACGTCATTGTGGCTGGCCGGCCAGTACCAGCCTTTGCGGATCTGCCAGCCGTCGACGATGTCGCCGACCAGGTAGAGCGTCTCGCACTCGACGGAGCGCAGGAACTCCACCAGCGCGCGTGCGCTGCTGCCGGGCGTGCCCAGATGGACGTCGGACACGAACACCGTCCGGAACGCCCGCCGTGGCGCCTCGGGCGTGTAGGACTCGGGTTCGGCGATCCATGCGGGAAGGGTCTTGAGGGCGGGGGCGAGTGCGGTGCGCGGCATGTGCGAACTCCCATCGTCGGGCCGAGGGGAGCTTTAGGGCAGACAGGCTACAGGCGCTTTGCAATCGGGTGACGCCGCTGTCATCGCCCGGTCACCTGCGTGTCACGGATGAAGTCAGCGCACGTGCCGCCGGGCCTGGATGCGAAAGGCGAGGTGCAGGACCGCGGCGGTCGCGCCCAACGTGCAGGCTCCCAGCCAGACGATCAGGCCATAGCCCCAGCCGAAAGCCAGTACCGCCAGTGCGGTGCCGAGCGCGATCCCGGCCCAGCCGGCGATCCGCAGGCGCCGGCTCGCTTGGCGCGGCAGCATGCGATGGAGCAGGGGGCCCTGGTGGCGCGGGAGGCCGTGCATCAGGGCGCTGAAGCTCAGCGCCGCGACCAGGAGGAGCAACAGGTGGATCATGCGAGTGCGAGCTCCTTTGCACGCGGCGCGCGAACACCGGTCGCCTTGGACGTGCTGCGGTGGACCTTGCGCGCGCTCCACCCGAGCGCCGCTGCGATGGCGAGCATCACCAGGTCGAAGCTCGGGAACAGCCAGTCGCCGGCGGCGATGCTCGCGATCGGATTGCGCGACGTGGTGACGGCGTTGACCACCGGAATGGCGGCATAGAGCACCGCACCGGCCGTCAGCACCTCTACCCAGGCGCGGCGGGCGGGGCGGGCGATCGCCCACACGAGCGACGCGCCCCAGACGATGAACATGCTGTGGATCTCCCACTCCGCGCGGCCATCCATCTGCACCGGCAGCAGGCGGTTCGCGAGGAAATAGGCCGCGATGCCCGCCATCAGCCCGCCGATCGTCGCGATGTTGAGGCGCTCCACGAGACGGAAGCCGAAATGCGGTCGGGCAGGGTCGGGCAGCTTCGCACGACGCTTCACCGTCCACAGCACCAGGCCGCTGCCGACCATGATCGTACCGCCAACGCCGGAGAGGAAGTAGAACCAGCGGAGGCCGATGTCGGCGAAGCGGCCGGCGTGAAGGCCGACCATCACGCTCTCGGTCGCCGCCGCGCCGCCCTGGTCCGGGCTCGCCGACACCAGCGTGCCGGTTTCGCCCGAAAAGGTGAGGGAGGGCCCGCGCGTGCCGATGCCGCTTCCCATCGCCCGGACCAGCGTCACGGTCGCGGTGGTGTCGCCCGGGTTGGCGACGGTGACCACGCCCACATCGGCGCCGTTCCAGCGGCGCTGCGCCTCCGCGAACATCGGCGCGATCGGTGCCATGGGCGCGGCGATTCCCGAGCGCTCGACCGGTGGGGCCTCTCCCCGCAACTGCTGATAGTAGCCGGTCGGCTCCGCATAGTTCGCGGCAATGCCCCAGGGCATGTACAGGACGGCGAGCGTCACCAGCCCGGTATAGGTGATCATCAGGTGGAACGGCAGCGCCATCACCGCCGTGACGTTGTGCGCGTCGAGCCAGCTGCGCTGCCCCTTGCCGAACCGCAGCAGGAAGAAATCGACGAAGATCTTCTTGTGGGTGATGATTCCCGAAAGAATGGCGACCAGCATGAACATCGCGGCGATGCCCACTAGGTAGCGCGCCCACAGCACCGGCATGTAGTGAAGGTCGAAGTGGAAGCGGTAGAGGAAGAAGCCGCCCCGCGTCTCGCGTGCGGCAACCTTGTTGCCCTCACCGTCGAGCACCGCCTGCGTGTCGCCGCGTCCGCGCCCGCCGCGCCCGCCGCGCTTGCCCGGCGCGCCCGCTTTTTCGCCGGGGACCCAGAACACCGTGGTCTCGGCACCGCGTGCGCTCGGGAGCGTGATGTACCAACTGCGCGCATCACCGGCATGCTCGCCCAACCAGCGCACCGCGCCCTGGGCGGATTGCACGGTGGATGGATGGCCACTCACCTCCGGCCGCATCCAGCGCGTGATCTCGTCCTGGAAATAGGCGGCCGTTCCCGTCGCGAACACCGCGAACAACAGCCAGCCGAACAGCAGCCCGGTCCAGGTGTGCAGCCAGGCCATGCACTGGCGGAACCCGTCCTTCACAGCCGGCCTCCCGACGCCAGCGAGAGCCAGAGCCCGCCTCCCAGCAGGACGGCGGCGGCGATTAGCCCCGCCCAGAGCTTCCAGGGAGAACGAATGGCAAAGGCGGTGAGCGCGATGACCGGAAAGATCACGAACGCCAGCAGCGTCGAGGCCATGGTCGCCTGCGCCGGCGCGATCGGCCAGGTCCGCGCGAGCAACCCCGTGGCCAGCGAGGTCACGACATAATTGCCCAGTGTCGCCGCCACGATGCGGGCGCTGAGCGCCAGCGACTGGCGGTGACCACCGTTGTGCTTGGCAGCGGCCGCGCTCACCGGCCGCTGTCCGGACCGAGGACGCTAGGGAATGCCGCCGCGAACGGGACAGGACGTACAGCCTGAAGGCAGCCGAAGGACACGATCACGGTAATTCCCCACTCCGCTATTGCGTGTGGTTCTCAATAAAGCGCCCGTCACAACTGTAAAGGCTCCGTGCGAGCCATTCGCAAGAATCCTTCGATACCGAGTGCCACCAGCATGGTGAGCCCCGTCAGCGGAAAGAGGATGCCGGCTACCGTCATCATGACGAGAAGCGCCCGGGCCGCGCGGCGGTCCGGGTGGCGGGGCGGGGCGGCAAGCGTTCCGGGCGCGCG encodes:
- a CDS encoding TonB-dependent receptor domain-containing protein — encoded protein: MNRNRGRRLALRAGAAPLVLIAATLGFPAFAQDAPQESTSTSQNVGISAVPTGSGEPNQSLDENQGTIVVTGSRIARRDLTSDSPLAVVSQEEFKLSGAVNVESVLNTLPQVIPGSTGFSNNPGGGVATLNLRGLGSNRNLVLVNGRRYMFYDTSQVVDLNTIPAFLIDGVDVVTGGASAVYGSDAIAGVVNFRLRNDINGVEAGSQYSITEEGDGQRWDTYLAMGTDFDEGRGHITAYGEYYQRKAIFQGARDFSAVALGDSGTSLVPLGSSSVPNGRFYVNPSTVCVGSEDPNCVGGTSFTRGAGSLSANSTLGQYYTGPNTSRPFTTNDYYNYAPDNYLQVPQERWMLGAYANYEVNDWFNPYMELSFVNNRVANELAASPISGTFNIAVDNPFLSAADAASLAAIDAQEAAIDAALIAAGGAGRYNNPGVVGVGLASRTNAVSSRQALDERNAFRVLIGSTGAITSGIKYDAYYSYARTRNSNIQYGNISRSAFAAELLANRLNIFGPNLLSAEEVAAISITTQNTDISELQVAQASISGSLFDFGLGGGSVGFALGGEYRSVESQFIPDQALSSGDVVGFNGGDPTAGGYNVKEVFGELSVPLLGGLPFAEKLELNGAFRYSDYSLGGVGGVWTYTGGAQWAPVRDITFRAQYSRAVRAPNVSELFGGQSNGFPGATDPCATAGAQNDAALVAICTATGVPASAIGSGASLQPNPQIEGLFGGNPDLQEEVTDTYTAGVVLAPSFLPGLHVTADYFNIKVDNVITSLGGGVGGILNLCYNVFQDVNSIYCQAISRNDDGTIQNPTFVTAVNANAASLKTSGVDLSVDYTQTLGFGMFGAESKLNAFFQGTWTEKYEFAPVAGQQAYTCAGYFGVNYCSDPQGNPQSKYKWTSRLSLIDGPVTASLRWRHLSSVKADSLVNGDPVSASELAVPKLKAKDYLDLAFSIDLTDTYNFSFGVNNIGNVKPQLIGSDQQQANTYPGVYDVLGRDFYAAVRFRF
- a CDS encoding putative 2OG-Fe(II) oxygenase, which produces MDSRFLQRLARAESAFRTGDLNGARAELEPVIAQESAPAAAFHLMALVARRQERLADAGELFRKALARAPQDGQINNNYANFCAHTGDVEAALRHYSVAAAGSGKARIDALVNRAVLRQQRKQLVEALADVDAALALDPRAANAHSIRGAVLRDQDRLDEAAAAFDQALSLEPARPTALRGRARVALERGEADAAARFRHCAAAGAAGPDVLLGLANALEADGDPGGMALLEDAVIRVPEWVEAHEELARMRSEAGLADRLTESHEAALARVPQSVALHQSRWRLLHRAGRHAEGLAALEAARSTLGQRAEWLLEEADLAIEARDLDRAHRVLDALPDAEETLMPRARCALAQGDAQFAARLLERHVAADAGSVAGWAFLDLAWRLLDDPRHQWLSGQPGLYAPRQLAIEAVELAQIADLLRDLHRSRAHPVGQSLRGGTQTRGRLLARTEPQLRRLKALLLEAITSHMAALPPADPRHPLLRQREAPPRLAGSWSVRLRGAGFHVSHIHPRGVLSSALYVSVPGDLDRAAREGWLEIGRPPDGANLLLGPLAEFEPQPGQLVLFPSYLFHGTRPFSSGERLTVAFDVFF
- a CDS encoding 2OG-Fe(II) oxygenase, whose amino-acid sequence is MPNEPLPLFDLNPAQDVAALAREFAGTGRLQVRDLLTPRSADVLADVIQRQTPYGLAYREPGSSPKSVRADAVRAMPRTEHGRLWQSIGTGVGQGDYGFIYGQYPMLDAYLGKWAPGHPLELVLEYINTPEFLGFVRAITGMPSLIKADAQATLFAPNNFLAMHDDRGTGEEGRQVAYVLSLAREWRPDWGGYLLFYDDDDDVIAGMKPRFNCLNLFRVPQRHNVSYVPPFAPVGRYAITGWFRDR
- a CDS encoding 2OG-Fe(II) oxygenase, with amino-acid sequence MSVLDGLQLNPAIDWPALAAEFAARGRIRIHGFLADPVPALLHAELRRREDWRQLVNSGDKLFELDRATRAAMSAEQTQALEAAVQAGARSGFQYRYETLRLTDGDGGGSPGDPDLSAFTRWMSGGAARDRLRQLTGVEAIDFADGQATAYAPGDFLTGHTDEVPGKHRHAAYVFGLTPQWRTEWGGLLLFHEERGAVSGMSPGFNTLDVFAVPQLHSVSRVAPEAAYRRYAITGWLRSRPPRA
- a CDS encoding DUF885 domain-containing protein, whose protein sequence is MRLLASAVLLSLVPLAPTPALAQASVRAGAADARLRALYEKEWAWRQNEFARVAEDDSWSASGDHLPHVDAATQQRRLTYWQGIARELDAIPAAELSPEERINAAVFRTTLEANIANQKFRSWEMPLNADSNFWSGLAARQPYARAEQYRRYLGRMRDIPRYFDEQVANMRAGLKRGFSVPRVTLAGRDFSIAAYAVAEVEKNPFYAPFATMPSSIPAAEQAKLREEARALIAGQVAPAYAQLLRFFRSEYLPKTRTTLAAEAMPDGKAFYQAQIREYTTLGLTAEQIHALGLKEVARISAEMEKTKAAAGFQGSMAEFLKFLRTDPQFYARTPDELLGVSAYAAKRVDGQLKNTIGRLPRYRFTIVPVPDAIAPFYTAGRGGLEACSMNTYDLPSRPLYQIPALTLHECNPGHSLQAAISLEGPDRPAFRRQTYFSGYGEGWGLYTEWLGTVMGIYRTPYEDFGRLSYEMWRACRLVIDTGVHHQGWSREQAIGYLAQHTALSQHEIETEVDRYISWPGQALAYKLGEMTLRRKRADAERQLGTAFDQRWFHDVVLGLGSVPLPVLEQEIDRWIQSGGKNPNAPAA
- a CDS encoding glycosyltransferase family 4 protein, yielding MRIAIVTDAWAPQVNGVVRTLTATIDELRRRGHTVETVTPDGFVTWACPGYREIRLAFGQSWAVAHRLEQFRPQAVHIATEGPLGWAARRWCLDRGQRFTTSFHTNFPDYLALRTHLPARCFWPAFRRFHQPSSAVLTATPSVSARLAAQGIRHTKPWSRGVDPAIFRPGAPRSALRRTTGPVMLHVGRVAVEKNLEAFLALDLPGTKLVVGDGPARPMLATRYPEARFLGTLHGAALAEAYRAADVLVFPSRTDTFGLVMIEALACGTPVAAFPVEGPIDILGPDGSGLGGRRIGAVDPDLARAIRIALTADRDACASEGRRYGWSACTDQFLAHLATEREALAG
- a CDS encoding UDP-2,3-diacylglucosamine diphosphatase; the protein is MPRTALAPALKTLPAWIAEPESYTPEAPRRAFRTVFVSDVHLGTPGSSARALVEFLRSVECETLYLVGDIVDGWQIRKGWYWPASHNDVVRTILKFARRGTRVVYLPGNHDEAFRDYVGLEFGGVELLDEDIHTTADGRRLLVLHGDQFDGVVLYARWLAFLGDHAYTLLLKANRLWNAGRRRMGLPYWSLSAYAKNRVKNAVSFISRFEETVAHAAAERGVDGVVCGHIHIAEIRRIGDVTYYNDGDWVESCTALVEHADGRMELIDWHAEAAVAAAARAGLAVPA